The DNA sequence CAAACATAGCGGTGTTGATTGTGACCAAAAAGGTCAATTTTGGACTCATCGGTTCAGAGAATGAACTTCCAGAAACCTTCAGGTTTGTCCCGGTGGTCTCTGGCAAAGTTAAGACGGGCAGTTTGGTTCTTTTTCTGACAGCAGATGCTTCTTCCTAGCAACCCTCCAATGAATGGCATTTCAATTCAGCGTTCTTCTTGTTGTTGACGCAAGCACAGTTACCCGAGATGCAGCAAGGGAGGTCCGCAAATATCTAGGCGTTATGTTTGGGTTGGCTTTTACCCGATTTATTATTGTTCTTGTGGCTCTTGGGGATATTTTGGAAGGGCGTCCACTTCTAGGCCGAGTTGCTGTCATGTTAAATGCTCTCCGTTTGTACATTATTTGCCTCACAGTGGACTGATGGAGCTCAAATCTATTAGAGATGATTTTATAGCCTTCCCCAGACTGATGTcctctcactaccctcgtcctgatgtcctctcactaccctcgtccTGATGTCCTCTCCCTACCCTCGTCCTGATGTCCTCTCACTACCATCGTCCTGATGTCTTCTCCCTACCCTCGTCCTGATGTCCTCTCCCTACCCTCGTCCTGATGTcctctcactaccctcgtcctgatgtcctctgagatccccagactgatgtcctctcactaccctcgtcctgatgtgctctcactaccctcgtcctgatgtcctctcactaccctcgtccTGATGTCCTCTGAGATCCCCAGACTGATGTGCTCTCAATACCCTCGTCCTGGTGTCCTCTGAGATCCCCAGACTGATGTGCATCTTCCTACCCTCGTCCTGATGTCCTCTGAGATCCCCAGACTGATGTGCTCTACCTACCCTCATCCTGATGTcctctcactaccctcgtccTGATGTGCTCTCCCTACCCTCGTCCTGATGTcctctcactaccctcgtcctgatgtcctctcactaccctcgtcctgatgtcctctgagatccccagactgatgtcctctcactaccctcgtccTGATGTGCTCGCACTACCCTCGTCCTGATGTcctctcactaccctcgtcctgatgtcctctcactaccctcgtcctgatgtcctctgagatccccagactgatgtgctctcactaccctcgtcctggtgtcctctgagatccccagactgatgtgctctcactaccctcgtcctgatgtcctctgagatccccagactgatgtcctctcactaccctcgtcctgatgtcctctcactaccctcgtcctgatgtcctctcactaccctcgtcctgatgtcctctgagatccccagactgatgtgctctcactaccctcgtcctgatgtcctctcactaccctcgtcctgatgtcctctgagatccccagactgatgtcctctcactaccctcgtcctgatgtgctctcactaccctcgtcctgatgtcctctcactaccctcgtcctgatgtcctctcactaccctcgtcctgatgtgctctcactaccctcgtcctgatgtgctctcactaccctcgtcctgatgtcctctcactaccctcgtcctgatgtgctctcactaccctcgtcctgatgtcctctcactaccctcgtcctgatgtgctctcactaccctcgtcctgatgtcctctcactaccctcgtcctgatgtcctctcactaccctcgtcctgatgtcctctgagatccccagactgatgtcctctcactaccctcgtcctgatgtgctctcactaccctcgtcctgatgtcctctcactaccctcgtcctgatgtcctctcactaccctcgtcctgatgtcctctcactaccctcgtcctgatgtcctctcactaccctcgtcctgatgtcctctcactaccctcgtccTGATGTCCTCTGAGATCCCCAGACTGATGTGCTCTCACTACCGTCGTCCTGATGTCCTCTGAGATCCCCAGACTGATGTGCTCTCACTACCCTCGTCCTGATGTCCTCTGAGATCTCCTTTCCTCTCGGCATGGTGTGCTTTGCATTCACCTGGATGGGTAACACCAAACTGACCAGGTTTCTTATCTCTGTTTATCAGTGTCCCGACAAAACTCTTTCCTAATGATCTCGCCCTTTGATTTCATGGTTAAAAAAACCGGAAAGAATCTGTAATTGCACAAGGGGTTCACGTCCTTTCAAgcagtactgtatatattatactgtataacaACATTAACTCAATGTGGTGCATGCAATTTCCCGGCTACAAAATAGGATGAACTAATTATTGGTTCAAGAGGTCTACATTTGCTGCAGGTCAACATTGCTCTTTAATTGATTTAATTGAATGGGGTTGACAGTGGCCCAATATGATACTTGGCCTTCTATGGAAAGGGCAGGCACGTGTGGGGGCTCAGGATAAGAGAGAGTCAGGCAGTAACTGAACAAGTGTTTCACAATGAAAAGTTATTCCATGATTCCATCAAAAACCGATtcgtaacctcccgagtggcgcagtggtctaaggcgctgcatcgcagtgctagctgtgccactagagatcctggttcgaatccaggctctgtcgtagcctgccgcgaccgggagacccatgggggcggcgcacaattggcccggcgtcgtccagggtaggggagggaatggccagcagggatgtagctcagttggtagagcatggcgttttgcaacgccagggttgtgggttcgattcccacaggggccagtatgaaaaaataaaaataaataatgtatgcactcactaactgtaagtcgctctggataagagcgtctgctaaatgactaaaatgtaatgaatgtATCTTACTTGATATCATCAGGGGCAACAATGGAAAGAAGCCATTGGCTTTATTGTGCTCTCCCCGTCATAACGCTACTGAGGATATGTTTGGTTTTTAAACTggcaaatgaaataaataaatcagtcAATGTATTGAAACAACACAATAGGCCTCTATACGCATTGTTATAAAGTCATAACATCACAAACACTTCTTTGCAGTGACCCCATCTCTGTGGACCCGCCCCCTCTGACATCATCATCTCTATATATTACCTTTGACCCTGCACCGCGAAGGCCATGCGTCGCCTGTCGATCACCTCACTGTTCGTCTGCTTCTGGTTGGTGGAGAGGGGTCAGTGTGACGCTAGCCTTCAGGACACCATGGGAGAGCTGCACACAGAGTTCGCCGTCAGCCTCTACAAAGCGCTCAAAGAGACCGAGAACAACTCCAACCTGATCGTGTCGCCGGTGAGCGTCTCGCTGTCCTTGGGACTTCTGCAGCTGGGCGCCCGTGGCAACACGCTGGCACAACTGGAGGCTTCACTGGGATATGACCTCAACGGTAAGAACCCCACCAGCAGTTACAGCCTATGACCCCGGCCGGAACACATGTATACCAGGGTCGGCATGGGTTCGAATCCGGCACACTGTCCTTTCACTCACCCTCGCCTATGTTCCCCATCTTTCACAATGTACTAtattttcacacaaaaaaaatctTATAAAGGAGTGAGACTGCCCCAGACcccaaagatatatatatatattttaaaaagaaCCCACCACCAAGCAGGGCTAAGAGTTCAAAAGGCATCCAGAGGAGTGCAGCAGGTTACTGGGTGGTCAGGTTACTGGGTGGTCAGGTTACTGGGTGGTCAGACTGCTGGGTGGTCAGACTGCTGGGTGGTCAGGTTACTGGGTGGTCAGATTACTGGGTGGTCAGGTTACTGGGTGGTCAGGTTACTGGGTGGTCAGACTACTGGGTGGTCAGGTTACTGGGTGGTCAGATTACTGGGTGGTCAGGTTACTGGGTGGTCAGGTTGCTGGGTGGTCAGACTACTGGGTGGTCAGGTTACTGGGTGGTCAGGTTGCTGGGTGGTCAGGGTACTGGGTGGTCAGGGTACTGGGTGGTCAGGTTACTGGGTGGTCAGACTACTGGGTGGTCAGGTTGCTGGGTGGTCAGGTTGCTGGGTGGTCAGGTTACTGGGTGGTCAGgttactgggtgtgcaggcttgcGTTCAAAGCCCATCACCAACACACCTTGTTCAACCAATCAAGGTCTTGATGAGAAGTCGATTCTAAAGCAATTTTAGTGCTGGggtggaacaaaagcctgcatttGATTTGCATACCCCTATAACTCTCCAGGCCCAGTcagtgggggtgggggccacagcTGTTGAGTGCTGGTATAACATGCTGTGCTGGTACAAAGACTGAACACTGTAAGTAGCATCTACTAAGTGTTGGTTTATTTTGCTCTCCATTACTGTTTGTTCAAGTGTTTCTGTGTGTTCATACCATTCCCTTAAACTGATGCTGGGCTGCACCGCTGGTACGGGGTCCTGTGGGCCGGCTGGTACGGGGTCCTGTGGGCCGGTTGGTACGGAGTCCTGTGGGCCGGCTGGTACGGGGTCCTGTGGGCCGGCTGGTACGGGGTCCTGTGGGCCGGTTGGTACGGGGTCCTGTGGGCCGGTTGGTACGGGGTCCTGTGGGTCGGCTGGTACGGGGTCCTGTGGGCCGGCTGGTACGGGGTCCTGTGGGCCGGCTGGTACGGGGTCCTGTGGGCCGGTTGGTACGGGGTCCTGTGGGCTGGCTGGTACATGGTCCTGTGGGCCAGATGGTACGGGGTCCTGTGGGCCGGTTGGTACGGGGTCCTGTGGGCCGGTTGGTACGTGGTCCTGTGGGCCAGATGGTACGGGGTCCTGTGGGCCGGTTGGTACGGGCTCCTGTGGGCCGGTTGGTACGGGCTCCTGTGGGCCAGTTGGTACGGTGTCCTGTGGGCCGGCTGGTACGGGGTCCTGTGGGCCGGCTGGTACGGGGTCCTGTGGGCCGGCTGGTACGGGGTCCTGTGGGCCGGCTGGTACGGGGTCCTGTGGGCCAGCTGGTACGGGGTCCTGTGGGCCGGCTGGTACGGGGTCCTGTGGGCCGGCTGGTACGGGGTCCTGTGGGCCGGCTGGTACGGGGTCCTGTGGGCCGGTTGGAACGGGGTCCTGTGGGCCGGTTGGTACGGGGTCCTGTGGGCCGGTTGGTACGGGGTCCTGTGGGCCGGTTGGTACGGGGTCCTGTGGGGGTCCTGTGGGCCGGTTAGTACGGGGACCTGTGGGCCGGCTGGTACGGGCTCCTGTGGGCCGGTTGGTACGGGGTCCTGTGGGCCGGCTGGTATGGGGTCCTGTGGGCCGGCTGGTACGGGGTCCTGTGGGTATGGGGTCCTGTGGGCCGGTTGTTACGGGCTCCTGTGGGCCGGTTGGTACGGGGTCCTGTGGGCCGGCTGGTATGGGGTCCTGTGGGCCGGCTGGTACGGGGTCCTGTGGGCCTGTTGtccaggcagggcagggcagggtagAGTGGTGTCTGGAGCCCTAATGCCTGCCCCTGCTCTATAATCTGATTATTCAGAGGGTAATACTGAGACTCTGGGGTCGAAAGGCCACTGTGTTACACTGCATGGTGAAAGCAGACACTAGCCAAGAGTTCAGAAGGTACTCAAGACATGTAGAGAAGGACGTACAGGGACATAAACATATTCTCTTGATTTATAAGCATACTTGATAGAGAAAAGGTGCAGGTGCATGGTGTCAGAGTGAAGAAAGCCAAGGGTGCTATCCATGTGGTATGGACCTAGTAACTCAAACTGGCCTAAAGGCAGAGCTGGATTATATGGGTTGGCCAACCTCTGGTGTCTTTTTCACTCATGTTTTGGAATACATAGTTTCCACATGATGTTTTATGATGTTTTGGAATACATACAGTTTCCATTTGGTTTTTCACTATCTGGCCAAGTTGCAAAGTTGGAAGCCCCacccatttctacaatttatcttcttacaatctgattttaaatctaaccctaaccacactgctaaccttatgcctaaccctaaccacactgctaaccttatgcctaaccctaaccttaaatgaagaccaaaaatcTCATCTAGTGGGAACCTTTCCATTTGGCCTAGCCACTGATCCCACTTCCTGTCTCTCCAGACATGCAAGTGCAGGACTTCCTGTTGCGGTCGCAGGGGGACGTGGGTAACTCCAGTCAAGGGGTGCGGCTCCAGCAGGCATGCGCCCTATTCATCCAGACTGGCGTCCAGATCCTTCCTGCTTTTACCCAGCATGCAGCATCCCTGAGCAACAGCAGTCTGGTCCGAGCCAACTTCAGTCAGCCCAACCACACCCACAGCCAGCTGGAACAGTGGGGACGCAACCATGGCACCGGTGAGCCGCTCCAGTCCGTTGGCAGCGGGGAGCTGTTTGGGTCTGGCGAGGCCCAGGGAGAGACCTCGTGGTGGGGCAAGCGGCTGCAGATGGCCCTGGTCAACACAGTGAACTTCCGGGGAGTGTGGCAGAAACAGTTCCTCTTCACTGACACCCAGAACCTTCCCTTCACCCTGTCGGACGGCAGCACCATCAAGGTGCCCATGATGTACCAGGCCACAGAGGTCAACTTTGGTAAGTAGTAGTATATTTTAAAAGGGACCATGTGCAATTAAAAGCACATTTCAGACGGTGAAATATGTTTGCACAAAAGTTCATTTTTCAACCGCAGTCCGTAgtgagaacagagaagagcaataGTTTTCTGTCTGTCCTTTTTTTGCTGTAAGTTCATCCCTTACATACTTATCGGTTCAACACTTACTAACTTATCGGTTCAGCCCTCACTAACTTATCGGTTCAGCCCTCACTAACTTATCGGTTCAGCCCTCTAACTTATCGGTTCAGCCCTCTAACTTATCGGTTCAGCCCTCTAACTTATCGGTTCAGCCCTCTAACTTATCGGTTCAGCCCTCTA is a window from the Coregonus clupeaformis isolate EN_2021a chromosome 23, ASM2061545v1, whole genome shotgun sequence genome containing:
- the LOC121536183 gene encoding probable serpin E3, producing MRRLSITSLFVCFWLVERGQCDASLQDTMGELHTEFAVSLYKALKETENNSNLIVSPVSVSLSLGLLQLGARGNTLAQLEASLGYDLNDMQVQDFLLRSQGDVGNSSQGVRLQQACALFIQTGVQILPAFTQHAASLSNSSLVRANFSQPNHTHSQLEQWGRNHGTGEPLQSVGSGELFGSGEAQGETSWWGKRLQMALVNTVNFRGVWQKQFLFTDTQNLPFTLSDGSTIKVPMMYQATEVNFGQFRTLSDQRYTVLELPYLGRVLSLLVALPSDRKTPLFSLESQITPRAVATWDTGLRRTKMDVFLPRFKMQNKFNLRSVLPSMGVSDAFNPMAADFTGISAEEGLYVSDAFHEARIEVTEDGTKAAAATAMVLLKRSRAPVFKADRPFFFLLRQVSTGSVLFMGRVVNPAEQAP